The DNA sequence cgcgcaacattgcgactttaatctcgaaactttatttcgacttttatctcgacacgacgacttttttctcgaaactttgtgtcgagttttttctcgtcatgacgagattaaagtcgacatgacgactttaatctcgtcacgttggccagaattttttttcctcaccgtggccctaaaactccgtcgtagaatCGAgcattcacccggaccatggtataattatTAATGAATCcacttgtttttcttaaaaatatacttgttcaaacattttcaccaatgtattacttttgaaagactaaCGTATAAAATACAATCGTTttacataaaattgaaaaataatcttgaaattttgttttacatacatgcactgtgaaccagaaaaaaacaaaatcacaattcaacagacaagcaattgcaatatgaagttgtgtgtgtgtctgtacatttacacagcacaagagtgacAAGTCATCATActgtgctttgtgcaaattaGTTTTGCACAAAGCACAGGTCATGATTGTCTTGACCTGGATtctgtctctggctcgtctcgcgcccccccggccgtccccctaactccgtctggatgaagctcgtctgctggactttaaatatgtagttgtagagttagataagctaattcttctctattaattctggtaaatcgcctgcccgtcctgggggaggatccctccttcatgtgtacACCCCTGAGGTtgcttcgttttttccggaatcctttttttggggggagtttCCTTACCACaaaggcagggatgccagtttagtttagttagtttgttagttcaacttagtattttcctattgaattctatgtatccATGatgcttttgattttatgttttactttttcaattacgaatgaagcccatcgagatgactgttgttgtgaatttgggctacacaaataaaattgaactgaattgaattgaattgaattgaattgaattgaattgaattgaattgaatttacatggtcacatgagtcactgccatcctagtgggccctggcactgtctttattatgttttctgcagacaggtgTGTCTGACGCACATTTGgggatgaagaccaatgtacttcaccattctttgatatagatgtcttgcttggaggaacaggaatagcAATTCCCTaatctggttcaaaatcagaatcataAGAATCAGAATTTATCTCAAGATAGTCCTCTTCTGATTATGATTAGTGAGGACTACCAGAGCCTTCTGGActgtcatctttctgcttctgctgctcattttgtaaaatgtaaaacttaatGTAAAATGGGTCCTGGCAAAAGTCATAACACCTAtaaacctgtgtgtgtgtgtgtgcgtgtgtgtgtctatgtgtgtgattggggtGAAACAGGTCTCACAACTGCAAATAAAGGaatactactactaataataataagacatccttgtacctccagtttgactgcagggtcaaattgacccgaacaGTATCTATGTCATATAAACATGCGGGTGGTTACAAATATGTGAGATGAACtatttttataatatatattgATTACAGtaattaaggcaagcagaagaaatttcatgctaaaaaaatacttttaactatttttcccacatgttcaaactttaaaacgggtcaatttgacctgcaacataacaggagggttaataCACATTATAAATTAAAGTGGCCCTAATACTGAGCCCTGTTGGCACCCCTTTGTGGACACTCACAAAGTTTGAACACAAGTCTTCATGTTTAACACTTTGGGTTCTACCACTGAAAAAATAGTGAATCAAGTTCATGAGTTTTTATAGCTAAATAATTTTAGTTGATGTTGGTAAAACCTTTGTCTCCAGATCTTTCTGGTCACAACTTCATCATCATCGTTGGAGCCGTGATGAAGGTGGTGTTGATGTTTGTGGGTGTGGTTGCTGCTCTGGTCTACATGtacaggaggagaaccaaagagaacgAGGACGAGAGAACTAGAACAAGTACTTTCACTCTTTtactcttcttcatcttctgatGGGAGTGAATGTCCTCTCTGTTGCTGAAACAGTTGATGTTAGACAATACTTGCacttttagaatttaaaaagcGGCTTATTCATCAAAAAATCTGTCTCCTCAGGAAGAAGAACAGTGGATGGTGAGGAGGACGCCCTGTGAAGAAGAGAACTCTCCTCTTAGAACAACGATAACAAcaaaaactagaaaagaaatgtttatttttactttatttttctttatatgagTGCAAATAATTTCTTCTCTatgttcatttatttgattttttttagtttagtttattctgTTAGCTTCATGAGTTGCCTATTGTAACAGGAACACAAGATGCCCTCAGCTCTTACCTGTTTGCTCAGTGGCTAAAAAAaccaaattaaacaaaaacaaaacaaacaattgtGTATTGACACCAAACTGTTAATCATAAAtgatgtaaaataaagaaagtagAACTTAAAGGCAACACTCTTTGTCGTGTTaatctttaatatttatttttagcaagtttttttcttaagtgtGACAAAGAGTCACAAATGTGATGCAATCcaaaagtgggtggagccaaaAGAAACTCAGTTCTTTCAGCAATAAAGAGGAAATGAAGCCTTAAAAGCAGAAGTTTAGAGGGAAGCAAATACCTTCAATTCACAATGCCTTTTCTGGAACTAATGATTATTTTTATACTTCAGtttaaaggtaaataaaaaaataatttttctttcaaGATTTCATCTTACAGAAGTCTCcagacaataaaaaatgttaacttaTCTTATAAAACGTATGATAAaggtgtttttgctttaaatgttgcattttaaagaaaagtatgGATACCTAAATGTCTGAATTTCAAGAACAAAGATTTGggccagatttaaaaatagattattgtaaaaaaaaaaaaaaaaaattacaaggaaATAGATCCATCAAATCCACTAATTATCAGGAATCCAATGAGTTTATTTTATCTTAATTCTTTTAATGTTCTGATTAAGTGAAAAGCACAATAACTAAATAAAGGTTGTGTTAAAACTTTAATCACCACAAGCATAAAAAGTCCAAGAATGTATTTTAATAGTGACTATACTGAAAATGGACGTAGAAATTAGAAGACCTACAAGTGTTTGTTCAGCTTTCCTCACTGTGTTATTTCTCTCTTGCAGGCATCAGTGGAGAAACTTTACATTTGTTTGCTAGAGCTGGAGATCAAGTACTTTTGCCTTACTGTGCTAATTCATCTTCTCGGTCATTCTCTGAAGTGAACTGCTTGTACCAAAAAGATATGAATACAGCTGGAAATGTTGTCATAAGAGGAGAAGTTGTTCAGAGTTCTGCTGGAGCTTCCAGGCTGAGTGTGAGCAGAAACTCTCTGCTGATGAGAAACATCAGCGCTGAAGATGCTGGACTTTATGTCTGTATTCAATCTCAATGTCCTGCTTTTATTTACCTAAGTATCTTGAGCAGTGAGTATTTGACCTCATCTATTTGCCAACACTGTCAAGAAACACTGCAGCTAgtattttgtttccttttttctgagTATCTCACATTTATTGTCTTTGTTTCAGTCTCTCCATCTCCACCAGATCTTCATGGAAATGTCAAACTACATTGTTCTCTCATTAGCATTGATGACCAAGTTTCCTGTCAGCGCAGCAGCATCTTGTGGGAGAATGAAACAGGAAATGAGCTGATTGGTGAAAAAGCTGAGTTGGAGGTTGGAGGACGGAGAAACTGTGATTCTGTTCTGACTGTGAAACATACGACTGAAAACAACAGAAGATTCACCTGCAAGTTTGTTGAAGATGATGAAGTGAAGATAGATGCTGTCTATGTTCTGGACTTTCCaggtgaaaatgttttatattattttatttacaaagtaTAATCCATACACAGATATTTAGTTGATGTTGGTAAATCTTTTGTCTGCAGATCTTTCTGGTcacaacatcatcatcatcgttgGAGCTGTGATGAAGGTGGTGTTGATGTTTGTGGGTGTGGTTGCTGCTCTGGTCTACATGtacaggaggagaaccaggaAGAAGAACAGTGGATGGTGAGGAGGACGCCCTGTGAAGAAGAGAACTCTCCTCTTagaacaacaataacaacaaaaactagaaaagaaatgtttatttttactttattttactttatatgagtgcagatgttttcttctccatgttcatttattttattttattatagttTCATTTATTCAGCTTTATTTGCTCAGATCGGGTTTTGGCTGCAAGGAACCTGCTCAATAACTGCATAATTGGTGGGAATGCAGTTTAATGTTTTGATGGAGATGACATTTTATAGAAGAAGGATCTTAAAAGGTTCAACTGGACGAACTTTCATGGGAACATTCCAAATCCCCAAAAAACATAGTAATGGATAAaatgagaacatgcaaaaaataATGAAGTTTATCCTAAAATCTCTTTTCTGTTCCAGAAGATCATGTCAACAGAAACTTAATAAGTGGAGTTTTTTTCTGAGACAGCAGACAGCAGCACAGCGAATTACCTCAATGCTATGAAGGGAATAGACTGATGATGAAGATTTCTGCTCTTTTTGTTAAGTCTcaatatattgaaaaaaaaaaaaaactttttaaagtcacGTTTCTTTTCTTGTAAAATGATCACAGATAAACACAAGAACacagttttaaattaaaaaatccttttggtCATTGTTACGTCCCAGgacgtttgtttttgtgtggttttctttttgtgtctctttgcaAATGTCAGTGTGCAAGTGCCGGGCTGCGATTGGTGTGGTGCTCCAGCACCAGGAGTGGATTGGCTGCTGGAAGTCACACCTGGAAACACACTTGATATAAAAGGAACGAGGAAGGAGACCAAAGGAGGCTAATTTGACATCTCCCACCTCTCCCAAAACCATTTAAATGGAGTTTAGAGTTGTAGGAACGGACTGCCATTTATTGTGAATCATGTTTCTCTTGTTTTGGTTGTTAGGGAGGTACGTTATTGTCTTTTGGTTTATGTTGTTTTACTAGGTAAGATTTAGGTTCTTGTTTGGTAGGccaattttgttattttggcctgggcCCACTCTAAAGTAAATACTCTAGCTCTCATGgttcaatcaaaataaaatctcttaacctgctttaacccttgtgctatcctaggcactttaccattgggagttgggtcatctagacccactagacagtgcgctaaaccttttttcttcaatgatttgtgatcttcactggtgtccatggattacatgaaatctttccaccttcatccacctttgtcatggtagggagaacacgtgaatgtaagggtgggatcatctaagatagcacaagggttaagtgtgcTGGCTTTTGAGACTGGAGGGAGATGGggcttcatttttgtgttgcgTCCTCTTTGGGCCACTAGACGGGGGATTGGGGGCGTAACAGTCATCAATTTGTATATGTAAATcatttaattatgtttatttaGTCAAATGTGGATCAATATCCTTCAGTAAAGTTGGTATCAAAATGATTCAagtcaaaacttaaaaacaatcTTGGGGAACCACCTTCATAATAAAGGAAAAGTGTGACTCGTTTTTTGTCAGCTGCTAAATCTAATTGATAGAGTAAAAACCGATTTACCaaactttttaattttagttaatTCTTAATACTAAAGGCGGAATtcctaaaatttaaaataatgaaatctaagtctaaatttatttatttacctaaGTATCTCGATTTTGAAAATCGATTTACTCTGTATTTACTGTAAAGTATAACGCCCCCGAGTTGGACGGAGCTGCGGGCAGgcggcgcccccctctttctgccagttgctggaccacagcGTATGTCAATCAGCGGTGGGGTGGTGACTGGTGGattagagggggcggggcctacctGGGTGCGCGTTGGCTGAACGTTCTCCTCCGTTTGAGTGTGTGAGCAGGCTGCAGTatttagctgcagcagaagacataaaaatgtacttttttcattattacttgaTGAGAAACAAACAGACCGGCAGAACACAGCTGCTTTAGCGCAAACTATTAGACGAGTGATGggctgcagccctcaaagtctttattattattttttaatgtatcagtatgttttttcttattttttgtctttgaaaatcatagtgttatttggtcattgttttaattcataaataatgttatttattttactaaaaggaTCATCCCCGTGgacttcctgtgacgtcatttccgggtgagctattcccagtgctagctgtgtgactactgtcctcttgtttggcattagccttactactattgcttactctaagggttatctgggttaatattcacatctagtaccttttattagcgaattcaccactgttaaaccgcttgctgttcacttttctcattttgctcaataaaccacttctctttacttaaacaccgctagccttagcttagaacctagtatggccaccaccactccttccgcctctcctcctctctcctgccccatgtgccatatgtttagtgatgatcctgcctcctttagtgaagataggggtaggtgtgttaagtgtagtcttgtgttagacttggaggccaggctggagcagttagaagcgcggctccgcacagtggaagctaagccggctagccaggtcgttactcgtagcgcgggccgcgctaccagggctaacttagctagcaccccagcgccctcccaacagccgggagacagtcaggggtttgtaccggttgggaggaaacatagtgctaaacgcaaaaacttagagcacccgagactccacgttagtaataggttctcccccctcagcgacacacccgctgaacactcaactctggttataggctcttctgaagttagaaacgtggagctcccagcggctactgtcaggtgttatccgggggccagagttggtgacatcgaggggaaccttaggatgttagctcagagtaagtccaggttccgtcgagtcgtgattcacgcaggcggtaatgatgcccgacggagacagtcagaggtggttaagttaaacgtaacttcggtgtgtaaactggctaagacgatgtccgacactgtaattttctctggtcccctgccgaacttagtcaatgatgaaatgtacagccgcttttcatcatttaaccgctggctttctagatggtgcccagaaaacggcgttggttttgtggataactggagcgcgttttgggggaagcccggtctcatgcggagagacggcgtccatcccactcgggacggtgccgctcttctttctagaaacatttctgctagccttagtctgttaacctgacaatccagagacgagacccgggcgcagagcagcagtgtaaaacgctcctctgagcctcccttagggttagtgccggtgcaaaacccatgcagggaaagtcaagcaggtcctagctttagcttatgtgctgaaagacaaatgaaaggagcgcgtcatagaaaccttacagtgacagacagcagttctcacaagcagaattatgatgtcattaaatgcggtttattaaacattcgatccatttcctccaagtccctcttagtcaacgagttaattactgataacaatcttagtcttttagccttaacagaaacttggctccatcaggatgactatgttagattgaatgaagcaaccccccccacttatgctaactatcagaaatccaggatttcagggaaaggaggtggtttggcagtaatatcacagtctagcttacttctcagccctaaagttaaaaatgcttataattcatttgaaagcatcatattgtctttaagtcacccaaacaggaaaactcgaaaacctgttttactcataattatttatcgcccccccggcccatattcagaatttttaactgagttttccgacttcctatcgactattgtcttagattctgatcaaattataatattaggggattttaatattcatgttgatgaccccagtgactgcctaggaaaggcttttgcagctttattagatgatgttggtttcacccaaagtgtgaatgaacccactcactgtcataagcacaccctggaccttgttctaacccatgggatagagatcagccagctgagtgtccttcctcttaaccccatcatttctgatcactttctgattaccttccagcttacactggaacatccttctgccccagtgaataagaaacagcttagaagaatcttaactgaccgttctgtgtctgagtttaaacacacagttcagccagtacttagtgatattctgagaaaatactctgagaccagctcccatagtatcagtcctagtataaatgaccactttgttaatgatgccttacaagccctcaggagtacactcgatgttgttgcccccttgaaacctaagttcgtcagacaaaaccgagtagcaccgtggtttaacgctgaaactcgttctcttaaactagaaacccgtaagttggaaagagaatggcgccgctccggttcagagcagtctctggatatctggaaacatagcctattaaattataaaaaagctctgcgtagagctagaagccagtactattcaaccttaatatcagagaatggaaacaatccaagatttctttttagcactatagctaaattaactcgcagtcagagctcagtagaaccacatgttcctgtttctctcagctctgatgattttcttacatttttcgatagtaaaatctcaaatattagacataagttaaatcaagttattcctactatcagcccagaacaggctgaagcggtagaaatggaggcatccatagaaacctctgtaacattagactgcttcactgctgtggatcaagcggaaataacatcaattattacgtcctccaaatcctcaacgtgtctgttagacccaattcccactagactttttaaagaaacttttcccctaattaatgatcccatattaacaatgataaatgcctctctggaaacgggttacgtgccacagtcttttaaatatgcagttgttaaacctcttctgaaaaagcccagtttggatcctagcatcttggccaactatagaccgatatcaaacctgccctttatttctaaaatcctagaaagagttgtagttaagcagctttactgccacctacaggacaacagccactttgaagactttcagtcggggtttagacctcaccacagtacggaaactgcactagttagagtctctaatgacttgttattggcctcagaaaagggactactttctattctggtcctgttggacctcagtgctgcctttgacactatcgaccacggtattttactccatagattagagcaggacatagggatcagaggatctgctctccagtggtttaaatcctatctgtctgataggtatcagttcgttaatgtaaatggccattcctctcagtgcactcgagtcaactatggagtcccacagggctcagtcttgggaccgatcctgtttacgctttatatgttacccctaggaaacataatcaggaaacacagcattaattttcattgttatgccgacgatatgcagttgtatttatccatgaagcctgaccagaatgaccagatagagaaactgaacgcctgcatcagtgacatcaagacctggatgacaattaattacctcctcttgaacccagaaaaaactgaggtcattatacttggtcctaaaaacctcagagatgctctgtctgctcagatagtctccctggatggtataagtatagcccccaattccacagttagaaaccttggggttttacttgaccaggatttatcatttaaggctcatatatctcaggcgtgtagaactgccttttttcacctgcggaatattgctaagatcagaaatatactttctaagagtgatgctgaaaaactcatccatgcatttgttacgtcgaggctggattactgtaactccttgttagcagcgtgtcctaagagttccttaagaactctccagcttgttcagaacgcagctgctagattgttagctggaaccagcagaagagatcacatcactcctgtgttagtttcgctccattggctcccagttgattctagaattaagttcaagatcctacaaataaaattgaattgaattgaattgaattgaattgaatgaatgaaactttattcatacagcactttacaactcatTGAATGTACCAAACGGCTTTGCAATAAAACAATGATctaaaatgggggaaaaaagttttaaactaaaaactgtagaatattctgttttagaatataatttacaatccaaatgttttcatctaaattccatgttatatcatactcactccacgcatctgctcctggtccggccctcctatcgaattttagaacccaatgtggcccccgagttaaaataattgcccacccctgttgtGGAGAGATTCACTACCAGCCTGCAAAAGGagaagttcaattcaattcaattcaattttatttgtatagcccaaaatcacaacaacagtcgtctcgatgggcttcgaagtaaaacatgaaatcaaaaggatcacgaatacaaagagttcaatagaaaaatactaaaatgaactaacaaactgactaagctatactggcatccctgcccttagaccccccttcgcggtaaggaaaaactcccaaaaaaaccggattccggaaaaaacgaagaaacctcaggggtgcccacatgaaggagggatcctcccccaggacggacaggcgatttaccagaactcttagagaagaattaacttatctaaatctacaactacatatataaaagtccagcagacgagcttcatccagccgtggttgtggggacagtcaaaggcgcgagtcgagccggagtcaggaaccacagccagatgtaggagcaggagcagagacgaggtactcgatcaggtacagagcagagacgagccagagatgagccagaggcaggatccacagccaggtgtaggagcaggagcaaaggcgaggtaaacggtcaggaactggagcacggatgagccaactggagtctggaagcactcccactccccaggaggggagaggaaaagagggacaatacatgaatcgcactgcaccaaacagaggcatggagaactaaatgataaattatgatcaagaatagaggaaaggaagggtagaagtaaaaaaggaaagaggacagaaccccagtgcaccatagttaccccagcttcaacttctagcagccttttaaaagaaatagttattattaagtttaatttaaacaaactaacattaagttaaataatctctgaatactaactagtctaaTCTCTAATCTCTAATCTCTTAAttagttaatttagctatagtgctaaaaagaaatcttggattgtttccattctctgatattaaggttgaatagtactggcttctagctctacgcagagcttttttataatttaataggctatgtttccagatatccagagactgctctgaaccggagcggcgccattctctttccaacttacgggtttctcgtttaagagaacgagtttcagcgttaaaccacggtgctactcggttttgtctgacgaacttaggtttcaagggggcaacaacatcgagtgtactcctgagggcttgtaaggcatcattaacaaagtggtcatttatactaggactgataatatgggagctggtctcagagtattttctcagaatatcactaagtactggctgaactgtgtgtttaaactcagacacagaacggtcagttaaggttcttctaagttgtttcttattcactggtgcagaaggatgttccagtgtaagctggaaggtaatcataaagtgatcagaaatgatggggttaagaggaaggacactcagctggttgatctctatcccatgggttagaacaaggtccagggtgtgcttatgacagtgagtgggttcattcacactttgggtgaaaccaacatcatctaataaagctgcaaaagcctttcctaggcagtcactggggtcatcaacatgaatattaaaatcccctaatattataatttgatcagaatctaagacaatagtcgataggaagtcggaaaactcagttaaaaattctgaatatgggccgggggggcgataaataattatgagtaaaacaggttttggagttttcctgtttgggtgatttatagacaatatgatgctttcaaatgaattataagcatttttaactttagggctgagaagtaagctagactgtgatattactgccaaaccacctcctttccctgaaatcctggatttctgatagttagtataagtggggggggttgcttcattcaatctaacatagtcatcctgatggagccaagtttctgttaaggctaaaagactaagattcttatcagtaattaactcgttgactaagagggacttggaggaaatggtttgaatgtttaataaaccccatttaatgacatcataattctgcttgtgagaactgctgtctgtcactttaaggtttctatgacgcgctcctttcatttgtctttcagcacataagctaaagctaggacctgcttgactttccctgcatgggttttgcaccggcactaaccctaagggaggctcagaggagcgttttacactgctgctctgcgcccgggtctcgtctctggattgtcaggttaacagactaaggctagcagaaatgtttctagaaagaagagcggcaccgtcccaggtgggatggacgccgtctctccgcatgagaccgggcttcccccaaaacgcgctccagttatccacaaaaccaacgccgttttctgggcaccatctagaaagccagcggttaaatgatgaaaagcggctgtacatttcatcattgactaagttcggcaggggaccagagaaaattacagtgtcggacatcgtcttagccagttcacacaccgaagttacgtttaacttaaccacctctgactgtctccgtcgggcatcattaccgcctgcgtgaatcacgactcgacggaacctggacttactctgagctaacatcctaaggttcccctcgatgtcaccaactctggcccccggataacacctgactgtagccgctgggagctccacgtttctaacttcagaagagcctataaccagagttgagtgttcagcgggtgtgtcgctgaggggggagaacctattactaacgtggagtctcgggtgctctaagtttttgcgtttagcactatgtttcctcccaaccggtacaaacccctgactgtctcccggctgttgggagggcgctggggtgctaactaagttagccctggtagcgcggcccgcgctacgagtaacgacctggctagccggcttagcttccactgtgcggagccgcgcttctaactgctccagcctggcctccaagtctaacacaagactacacttaacacacctacccctatcttcactaaaggaggcaggatcatcactaaacatatggcacatgggg is a window from the Oryzias latipes chromosome 24, ASM223467v1 genome containing:
- the LOC105357177 gene encoding uncharacterized protein LOC105357177 isoform X2, which produces MSVQLQVLIMLLLQAKGIGGQTEHLYKRLGEDVILSCETNFSTHLCSKINWLHRRNPNSATKLVYGGNLERGSAGASRLSVSRNCSLLIRNITDEDAGIYTCHHKTKPDLSVDLNILGITSSLPDDNGIVTLQCSLSGYEVLCQQSSFFWKNKRGMVVFSKGVEFEFRGQKECLSFLAAKHPSKNNIRYTCILFTDNKEKINVIYQPPFTGISGETEHLHRRAGDDAILPCRANSSSSSCSDVNWVYSRDVDAAVELQVRRGKVDQSSARASRLSLSSNCSLLIRNINDKDAGEYTCWFKDKDEFDADIYLDILGNLSGHNFIIIVGAVMKVVLMFVGVVAALVYMYRRRTKENEDERTRTRRRTVDGISGETLHLFARAGDQVLLPYCANSSSRSFSEVNCLYQKDMNTAGNVVIRGEVVQSSAGASRLSVSRNSLLMRNISAEDAGLYVCIQSQCPAFIYLSILSSEYLTSSICQHCQETLQLVFCFLFSEYLTFIVFVSVSPSPPDLHGNVKLHCSLISIDDQVSCQRSSILWENETGNELIGEKAELEVGGRRNCDSVLTVKHTTENNRRFTCKFVEDDEVKIDAVYVLDFPDLSGHNIIIIVGAVMKVVLMFVGVVAALVYMYRRRTRKKNSGW